The following nucleotide sequence is from Microbacterium arborescens.
CGTCAAGCGGGCACCGCGCCGCGCATCCCGGCCGGGTTCGTCGGTGAGCTGACCGCGGGGCGGGTTCCGGTCAGCCGCGGCCGCGGCGCAGTGCGGCGGCGAGCGGGCGACGTCGTCGCCGCGTGTCGGGGATGACAGGCACGGGCTGGGTGACCACGGCATCGACGACCATCGAGCCGCTCGCCGGCCCGACCACGGGCACGGGGGTCGTCGCCGTGCTGATGTGATCGGCGCGGGCGATGGGCATGTCGGCGAGCTCGCGCCGGGCTCGGAGGTAGGCCGGAACGAGGATGACGGTCGCCCCCAGCCACGCGAGGGGGTTGCTCCATGCGACTCCCGCGAACCCCAGGAACGCACCGAGCACCACGGCCGCCCCGGCACGCATGACGAGCTCGACGATGCCGGTGACGGTCGGCACGAGGGTGTGGCCGAGTCCCTGCAGGGCCCCGCGCAAGACGAACAGAACGCCCAGCGCGGTGTACGTCGCCCCGTTGATGATCAGCATGAGGGCGGCGAGGGAGACGACGCCGTCCGAACCGTCGCCGACGAAGAGCCGGACCAGCGGCGCCCCGAAGGTGATGAGCACCACGCCGAGCCCGACGGCGCCGATCACGGCCATCCAGGTCGCCTGCGCGACGCCCTGACGAATGCGGTCGGGGCGCCCACCGCCGTAGTTCTGAGCGACGAACATCGACACGGCGAGTCCGAGCGACTGCAGCAGGGCCACCGCCAGGCCGTCGACACGTGAGGCGGTCGTGTAGGCGGCGACGGCGTCGGCGCCGAGCTCGTTGAGACGGACCTGCACCGCGAGGGTGCCGATGGCGATGATCGACGCCTGGAAGCCCATGGGCAGGCCGAGCCGCAGGTGCAGCGCGAGGTCGGTTCGGGTGATGCGCCAGTCGGCGCGCCGCATGCGCAGAACCGGGATACGGCGCCGGATGTAGTCGAGGCACAGTCCCACGGACAGTGCCTGTGACACGACCGTTGCGAGGGCGGCGCCGCCGACGCCCCACCCGAGCGGGCCGACCATCACCACCACGAGCACGACGTTGAAGACGCAGGCCACCGTCAGGAAGATCAGCGGCGTGCGGGAGTCGCCGATCGCACGGATGATCGCCGCGAGGTAGTTGAAGAACATCGTCGCCCCCGCGCCGAGGAAGCTGACGACGGCGAACGCCGTCGCGTCGTCGAGGAGTTCCGGGGGCGTCTGCAGGAGTTGCAGCAGTGGTCGCGAGAGGAACGGCGCCACGACGGTGAGCACGACGCTCGTGATGGCTGTCAGCGTGGCCCCCGCTGCGACCGAGCGGCGCACGGCGGCGTGGTCGCCGGCCCCGAAAGCCTGCGCCGTGGGGATCGCGAATCCCGAGGTGAGCCCCCACGCGAAACCGATGAGCAGGAACAGCATCGAACCCGTCGCGCCGACGGCCGCGAGCGCGTCGACCCCGAGCCAGCGGCCCACCACCACCGCATCGACGATGTGGTACATCTGCTGCACCACGTTGCCGATCAGAAGGGGCACCGAGAACGCGAGGATGACGCGCCAGGGGCTGCCGGTGGTGAGGGTGCGGGACATCGCGGTGGCTTTCGAGAAGATGCGGGCACGACAACGGCGGCGCCGGAGCGCCGCCGTCAGTCAGTGTATCGAATCGATTCGAGATGCGCCACGGGGGATCCCGCATGCGCGCTCGCGGTGTCAGCGAGCGGATCCCTTGCGCGGCTTCAGGAACGCGCCGTCATCCTGCTTCTCGCGCTTGGCTGCGCGCTTTTCCTTCAACGTCAATTGCGGCGCCTTTTTGTCGCCTCGTGTGCGTGGTGTTTTCGTCGACATGAGAACTCGCTTCCCCTCGTGGCTGGCGTGTGACTCCCGACCATAGCCCGGAAAAAAAGGAAGTCAAATCGGTTTTCGGTCGCCGATTCCCGTGACTTGCTTTTTTGTGCGGTGTGGCTATGGTTGGTGGTCACCGCCCCGTCGTCTCGCCTTTGCGGGCTCGAGACCGGGGCTTTTGGTGCACCCTGAAAAGCAGAACGGAAGAAAAATGGAAAAGACCGCTGAAGCGACCTCGAGCGACGTGCGAATGCGCCTCGAGGCGCTGCTCGCCGAGCGCCGTGAGCTGCTGCAGGACATCGAGCCCCGCGCTGTTCCCTCCGTCGACCCGGTGGCCTACCAGACCGCCGCATCGCACCGCGCGACGATCACTCTGATCACCGAGGCGCTCGACCGCGTTCGCTCGGGCTCGTACGGCCGGTGCGTCGGATGCGGGCGGGCGATCGCACCGGCGCGACTGGAAGCGGTGCCGTACGCGCCGGCATGCATCGAGTGCCAGAGCCGGGCCGAGACCGCCTGAGGCCGATCAGGCGCTCGGCAGCGCCACGCGCACGAACAGGCCTCCGCCGTCGCGCAGGGTGATGAGCAGATCGCCGCGGTGGCTGCGGACGATGGCCGAGACGATGGTCAGCCCGAGACCGACGCCGCGGTCGGATGCCGCGCGGGTGCGGTCGCCCGCCCGGACGAACGGCTCGGTCAGTGTCGCGACGCGAGCCGAATCGAGGTCGGGTCCGGTGTTCACGATCTCGAGCAGCGCCGAACCGTCCGGCGCCGTCCGTGTGCGCACCGCGACCTCGCCGCCGTCGGGGAGGTTGTGGCGGAGCGCATTCGTGACGAGATTCGACACGAGCTGCCCGAGAAGGGCGGCGTTGCCGCGCGCGATCGCCGGGCCCGACTCCAGCCGGATGCTCGGTGATGTGCGGCGCGGTGCCGTGAGCTCGATCTCGCGCGCGTCGGCGACGACCCGCTGGGCGACCTCCGCGAGGTCGACGGGCTCGAAAGTCAGACCGGCTCGGCCGGCACGCGCGAGCTCGAGCAACGCCTCGGTCGTCACGATCGCCCGTTCGTTGGTCTGGGCGATCCTGCTCAGAACGAGGTCGACGTCGCGCCCGTCCGGATCGGCGCGGGCGACCTCGACGATCGTCCGGATGACGGCATGCGGAGTGCGCAGCTCATGCGACGCGTTCGCCGCGAAGCGCGATTCCTCGGCGACCGCCCGCTCGATCCGGTCGAGCATGTCGTCGAAGGCGTCGGCGAGGTCGGTGAGCTCGTTCCGGCGTCCGCGGAGGGCGATCCGGCGGTGGAGCGTGGCCGCATCGGCTCGTCCGACGACGTCGGTGATGCGCCCGAGCGGGGCGAGCATCCATCCCGAGAGGAACCACCCGCCGACCAGGCCGACGACCACCAGTGCGGCCAGAGCCCACCATGCGTATTTCACGAAGACGTCGGTGAGGTCGCCGCGTCCGGGGGCCCAGCCGCCGGTGGACTGGCTCAACAGGTCGCCGCTCGGCACGAACCGCAGGGCCAGGAGCCCGACGCCGAAGAGCACCGCGCCCGCGACGACCAGGAAACCGGCGTAGCTGAGGGTGAGCGAGACCCGCAGGGAGAGCCCGCGGCGGCGGGCGATCACGGTGCGGGGTCCGACATCCGGTACCCGACGCCCGCCACCGTCTCGATGACCCAGGGCTCGCCGAGTCGTTTGCGCAGCGTGGAGATCGTGATGCGCACCGCGTTCGTGAACGGGTCGGCATTCTCGTCCCAGGCGCGTTCGAGCAGCGTCTCGGCGCTGATGACCCCGCCTCCGGCGCTGAGGAGCACCTCGAGCACGGCGAACTGCTTCCGCGTCAGGGCGACGTAGCGTCCGTCTCGGTAGACCTCGCGTCGGAACGGGTCGAGTCGGACGTCGCCGAACTCGCGGATCGGGGGAGCGGCGTTCGCCGACCGCCTGGCCAGAGCGCGCAGCCGCAGCACGAGCTCGCGCATCGCGAACGGCTTGGTGAGGTAGTCGTCCGCGCCGGACTCGAAGCCCGAGGCCTTGTCGTCGAGCCGGTCCGCCGCCGTGAGCATGAGGATGCGCGGAGCCTCGGGGCGCTGCGAGAGGAGCCGGGCGATCTCGTCGCCGTTCGGGCCCGGGATGTCGCGGTCGAGCACGACGACGTCGTATGCGGTGATCGCCAGCTGTTCCAGCGCGGTCTCCCCGTCGGCGGCGAGGTCGGCGGAGATCGCCTCGAGGCGCAGTCCGTCGCGGATCGCCTCGGCGAGGAACAGCTCGTCCTCGACGATCAGCACACGCATGGCCTCAGGATAGGCGGGCGCGCATATCGCCGGCGTATGCGGAATCGGCGACGTCGTGGCAACATCCGCTCGTGTGCTCTGGAGGCATGAGCACTCCTTCCCCCTCGATTCCGCCCCGCCCGCTCGCGCTGCCGACGATCGAGTCCGCACGGCGAGGGACCTTCGTGCCGCCGCGTCCGCGAGCGCGGGCATCCCGCCGTGTTCGTCGTCGTCGCCTCGCTCTCGCCGCGGTCGTCGTCGCGGGCGCGGCGGCTCTCGGGGCGACCGTCACCGGTGCGCTCGCGGGTGCGACGGGCCTGCAGCTGCCGCCGATGCCGCCGGTGCTCCCGGGCCTGGCGTTCTCGCCGACGGCCGATGACGGGTTCATCGAGGACGGCGTGCAGATCAGCCTGTGGGACGACGATCTACCCGCCATCTCGCGACTCGACCCCGAACTGCTGGGGGCGATGCGCGCCGCGGAAGCGCGCGCCGCCGACGACGGCATCCACCTCGGGGTGACGAGCGGATGGCGCAGCGCGGCGTACCAGCAGTGGCTTCTCGATGCCCGCATCGCGTCGGTGGGGGAGGAGACCGCCCGCGCCTACGTCGCCACCCCCGAGCAGTCGCGCCACGTCAGCGGCGACGCCATCGACATCGGACCCGTCGACGCGCAGTACTGGCTGATCTCGTACGGGTCGGAGTTCGGCATCTGCCAGACCTACGGCAACGAGCCCTGGCACTTCGAGCTGGCCACTGCGCCCGGCACGGAGTGCCCGCCCATGCGCACCGATGCCAACGGCTGAGCCCGGGATGCGGCGGCGGGTGCGCCTACGATCGATGCAGGCCCCCAACGATCCAGGAGTCACCGTGTCTGCCGTCACCGCCGCCGCCCGCTCCCATGCCGACGACCTCGCCGACTTCGTCGCAGCGTCGCCGTCGAGCTTCCACGCCGCCGCCGATGTCGCTCGTCGCCTCGTCGCCGCCGGGTTCACCCCGCTGTCGGAGGACGAGCGCTGGCCGGAACAGCCCGGCGGGCGCTACGTGGTGGTGCGCGACGGTGCCGTGCTCGCGTGGATCGTGCCGGCATCCGCGACCGCCGTGACACCCGTGCGGGTGTTCGGCGCGCACAGCGACTCGCCCGCGTTCAAGCTCAAGCCCCGACCCACCACCGGCCGCCTCGGCTGGCTGCAGGCCGGTGTCGAGGTCTACGGCGGGCCGCTGCTGAACTCGTGGCTCGACCGCGAACTGCGACTGGCCGGTCGCCTCGTGCTGGATGACGGCACCTCGGTGCTCACCGCGACGGGACCGCTGCTTCGTCTGCCCCAGCTCGCCATCCATCTCGATCGCGAGGCCAACGACCATCTCGCCCTCGACAAGCAGACGCAGACGCAACCCGTGTGGGGGCTCGGCTCGGCCGAGTCAGCCGACCTGCTGGGCGAGCTCGCCCGCGAGGCCGGAGTGGATGCCGGCCGCATCCGCGGATACGACGTCGTGACGGCGGACGCCGCGCGCGGCGCCGTCTTCGGCGCGGGAGACGTCTTCTTCGCATCCGGGCGCCTCGACGACCTCGCCTCCGTTCATGCCGGCGTCGTCGCCCTCGAGCGCGCCGCCGCGGGCTTCGATGCCGGTCATATCGCGATGCTGGCCGTCTTCGACCACGAGGAGGTCGGTTCGGCGACCCGGTCGGGGGCGGCCGGCCCGTTCCTCGCCGATGTCGTGGAACGCATCCAGTTCGGTCTCGGTGCCGATCGCGAGGAACGCATGCGCGGACTCGCGGCGTCGTGGTGCGTCTCGAGCGACGTCGGGCACTCCGTGCACCCGAACTATGCGCACAAGCACGACCCCGTCGTGCTGCCGGTGCTCGGATCGGGACCGATCCTGAAGATCAACGCGAACCAGCGGTACGCGACGGACGGCGTCGGAGCGGCCGCCTGGAACGGATGGTGCGACGCGGCGGGCGTGCGCAGCCAGGAGTTCGTCTCGAACAACGCCGTGCCGTGCGGTTCGACCATCGGCCCGATCACCGCCACCCGCCTGGGCATCCGCACGGTCGACGTCGGGATCCCGATCCTCTCGATGCACTCGGCGCGCGAGCTCGCGGGGGTCTCCGACCTCCACGACCTCTCTCTCGTCGCCGAAGAGCTGTTCCGCCGGTAGACTCGAGCGGTCCGCGGCGCCGGCCCGGGCGAAGCGATGCAACTACCTGCTGACGGAGCAAGGCGGCACGTGAGAACGAGCTGACTGCTCGGAGGCATGCATGACGTCGAATGATCGTTCCCTGATCCACCACACCGGTCGGGTGTTCTTCCCGATCGCGTTCATCGCCCGGCTTCCCTTCGCCATGATGGTCGTGGGTGTCCTCACCCTCGTCGTCTCGGCGACGGGATCGGTCGGGCTCGGCGGGCTCACGTCCGCCGCCGTCGGCGTCGGCGTGGTGATCGCCGGTCCCGTCATCGGAGACGCCGTCGATCGATTCGGGCAGCGCCGGGTGCTGGTTCCCCTCGGCATCCTCAACGGCCTCCTGCTGGGGGTGTTCCCCATCGTCGTCACTGCCGGGGCTCCCGACCCGCTGATCCTGACCGCAGCCGCGGCGATCGGTCTGAGCGCGCCGCAGGCGGCGGCGATGTCACGCAGTCGACTGATGGGCATCATCCGCGTCCGTCTCAGCCCCGAGCACCGCCCGCGCACGCTCTCACGCGTCATGTCGTACGAATCCGCCGCGGACGAGACGGCGTTCGTCATCGGCCCGTTCCTGGTCGGCATCCTCGCCGCCGCGATCGCACCCTGGGCTCCGATCGCGATCGCCGCGGCCCTGAGCCTCGTCTTCGTGACCGCCTTCGCCCTGCACCCGAGCGGTCTCATCGCTGCTGCCGCCCTGGCGCCCGGCGAGAGCGAGGAGCGGGCGCCCATCGCACAGGTGCTGCGTCCTCGCATCCTCGTCCTCGTGGCGGGCACCTTCGGGGTGGGGCTCTTCTTCGGCGCGACGCTGACGTCGCTCACGGCCTTCGCGCAGACCGCGGGCGAGGGTGTCGAGGCGGGGCTGCTCTACGGCCTCATGGGCATCGGGTCAGCCGCTCTCGCGCTCGCCGTCGTGCTGCTGCCCTCGCGTTTCGCGCTGCGGCACCGCTGGCTCGTCTTCGCGGCCGTCCTCGCGATCTCGGCCGGCGGCTACGCCGCCTCGGACTCGCTCGGCGCGGTCATCGTCATGCTCCTGCTGATGGGGCTCGGCGTCGGCCCGACGCTCGTGACGCTGTTCAGCATCGCCGGTCACCGCAGCCCGGTCGGCCGGTCGGCGACCACGATGACACTGCTCGGGTCGGCGCTGACGCTGGCTCAAGCGCTCGCATCGGCCGTCACCGGCGCGATCGCGGAGGCGGGAGACGTCCGGCTCGCGATGCTCCTGCCGACGATCGCCGCGGTGCTCGTCCTGGTGCTCGGCGGCGTCAACCTCGCCATCGAGCGTCGTGAGCGTGCAGCCGAACGAGCCCGGATGCCGCGCGGCGCCCGCTCCACCCGCTCCCTCGTCAGCCGCTGAGCAGCGCTCCGGTCGCCGCGCCCGCACCGGCCCCCAGCACCACGACCATCCAGGCCGGACAGCGCCAGAGCGTCAGTAGACCGAAGCAGACGAGGGCGAGCGCGAACTGGTCGACGCGGGTCACCGACGTCGTGAAGACCGGGTCGTAGAGGGCGGCGCCGAGGATGCCGACGACCGCCGCGCTCGCCCCGCTCACCAGGCCTCGTGCGCGGGGGCGGCGCCGGAGGACTGCCCACACGGGCAAGGCCCCGAGGAGCAGGAGGAAGCCGGGCAGGAAGATCGCGACGAGCGCGATCGCGGCTCCCGCTGCGCCCCCGGGGCCGACGCTCGAGAGCGCGCCCAGGTAGGCGGCGAACGAGAAGAGCGGTCCGGGGAGGGCCTGCGCCGCGCCGTATCCGGCGAGGAACGTCTCGGCATCGACCCAGCCGGGGCCGACGACCGCACTCTCGAGAAGCGGGAGAACGACGTGGCCGCCCCCGAAGACGAGCGCGCCCGAGCGGAAGAACGCGTCGAACAGGGCGATGACGCCGTCTCCCGTGACCCGTGCGGCGATCGGGCTCGCGACGAGGAGGGCGGCCAGGACCACGAGCGCGGCGATGCCGATGCGGGTGCCCGCGCTCGGAAGGGCGTCGTCCGCGGCGTCGTCGGAGTCGAGTGTCGCGGCATCCTCGCGGAGCCACAGGGCCCCCGCGAGAGCGCCGAACGCGATCGCGCCGAACTGGGCGAACGGCCCGCCCACGAGGGCGGTACCGACCGCCGCCGCGATCGCGATGGTCCCGCGGGGGCGGTCGGGAGCGAGGGTCCGAGCCATGCCCCAGACCGCGTGTGCGACGACGGCGACCGCGACCACCTTCAGGCCGTCGATCACCCCGGTCGCGACCGGGCCGGTCACGGCCCCGATACCGCTCGCCGCCCACACCATGAGCGCCGCCGAGGGCAGGGTGAACGCGGCGAAGGCCGCGAGCGCGCCCGCGAGCCCGGCACGGCGCAGGCCGATCGCGAACCCCACCTGGCTCGACGCGGGCCCCGGCAGGAACTGGCACAGGGCCACGAGCTCGCCGTAGACGCGGTCGCCGATCCACCGGCGCCGCGCGACGAACTCGTCGCGGAAGTAGCCGAGGTGCGCGACAGGGCCCCCGACGGAGGTCAGCCCGAGGCGCAGGAAGACGACGAACACGGCGGCGAGGTTCGACACGCGTCCAGCGCACCATCGATCCGTGAACACGCGGTGAACGCCACGCCTGACTAGCACACCGAGATGTCGCGGCGCGTCACCGGGCGGACACCTGGCGGGGCAGCGCCGTTCACCTCGCGCTCGCGTGCGGTCCCTACCGTCGGCGGCATCCCTCTTGCACCGAAGGTGGCTTGTCATGCCCGTTGAGCGCCCACGCGCCCGTTTCCTGACCATCGCGATGACGGCGTCGCTCGCCGCGGGAGCGGTCTCGCTCTCGCTGGCGGCTCCCGCGCTTGCAGCGCCCACGGCTGCCGACGCGGCATCCGACCCGCTGATCGTCACCGAGATCGCCCCCGACAACGTCGGCGTCGACGACTACGAGTTCTTCGAGGTGCACAACCGCGGTGCCGCAGACGTCGACCTGGCGGCCGCGGGGGTCTCGTTCGCGTACACCTACACCGACGGCGCCGATCGCTCTCGCGACGTGCCGCTCACCTTGCCCGACCCGGTCGTGATCCCCGCCGGCGGCACCGTGGTGTTCTGGCTGAGCTACACGGCGGGCAGCGTCGATTCCTTCGCCCGCTCGGTCGACGACTTCCGGGCGCATTGGGGGGCCGGCGCCGACACGACCGTGGTGCGCGTGACGGGGCAGGCCGGGATGGCCAACAGTGCGCCGCGCGGTATCCGCATCCTTCAGAACGACCAGACGGTCGGGTGGTCGACCTACGGGCGCACCGCGGCAGCGGCCGGAGAATCCGCGCACTTCCGCCTGCCCGCCGAGCGGGTCGACGGCGGTGCCGACATCCTCGCGGAACCGGCCGTGGCCACCCCCGGTGTCGTGGCTCCCGAAGCCGTCACCCCGCCCGTCGGCGAGGAGCCCGGGGGCCAGTCGGGCTTCGACCCGAAGCCCGATCCGACCGTCGTCACCGCGCCGCTGCAGATCACCGAGCTGCTGCCCGACTCGGCGAACGTCGCGGGCTCGGACGCCTTCGAGTTCATCGAGGTGTACAACGCCTCGAGCGACCCGATCGACTTCTCCGACTACACGATCGACTACCTGTACCCGGTCGAGGGCTCGTCGAGCGTCTGGCCGGCCGTGCCCGGCGACGTCGTGATCCCGGGCGGGGAGACGCTGGTGCTGTGGATCAAGAACGGCGCCAACGACGCGCTCACCGCCGCCGACTTCAACGCCCACTTCGATTCGAGCCTCGTTCCGGGTGAGGGCCTCGTCGAGATCTCCTCCGCGGGTATGGCGAACGGCTCCGCTCGCGGCATCGCCATCGAGACCAACAGCGGCCGCCACGTCAGCACGGCGTTGTACAACCTCGACGGCGCCGATGACACCGTGGCCGACCAGGGGATCCGCTACACCGTCGGAGCGGATGTCGCCACGCAGCGGATCGTCGATCTCGCCCCGGCGTCACCGGGTGCCGTGCAGGCAGACCAGGTTCCCGCGGGGCTCATGATCGTCGCGCCGGACACGCAAGCGCCGATGATCGTCGACGGCACCGCCGCCGAGATCCAGCCGGGCACCGACTTCGCCATCACCGCGACCGTGACCGACGATGTGCTGGCGCGGACCGTGACGCTCGAACTCGCCAACGACGTCGATCGCGCCCCGGCGCGCATCAACCTCCTCGACGCGGGCGACGGATCGGTGACGTTCGTAGTCAACGCCGCCGACCTCATCGGCAAGAGCTGGTACGAGTACACGATCACGGCGAGCGACGGCACGAACTCCACGTCCACCGAGGCTCGTCGTGTCCCGGTAGCGGGGGTCGACGCCAATCCGGTCCGGCTCAATCTCGAGGACGGCCGGTTCGTCTCGGGCGCGACCGAGGTCGTGGCAGCCGGCGACACCTACCCCAGTCCGATCGAGCTGACGATCGACGGGGCGGCCGTGCCGACCGAGCCCACTCTGGAGGACGAACCCCGATTCGTCTTCGACACGACGAACGTCAACTACTACTTCAAGAACGGCGTGCGCATCGGCGACGATGTCCTCAACATCTTCGAGATCGGCACGGAGGGATGGGAGACGGTCGTCACCCCCGTTCCGCTCGAGTACGTCGTCCGCGGCGATGAGCTCGTCGTCAGCGTCTGGGCGGGAACGAAGAAGGCGCCCGAGATCGACCTCGCCGAGAACAACGACGATTTCGAGATCCGAGGCCTGCGCCTGGTCCTGCCCGACGGGCGGACGCTCACACCCGTCGGCTACGACGACCCCGCCGCCGTCCTCCGTATGGGCGACAGCGTGACCGAGACGGGAGCCCCGACGGGCAAGCTCGACTTCTACGAGGCGCGCTTCGCCCTGCCCGACGACGCGTTCGCCGCGCTCTCGGCCTCGTGGGACACGACCGAGCGCGCGGACGGCGCCGCGGTCGTCGCCGCCACCGACGGACAGACGGCGCTCTCGCGAACGGTGACGGTCGACAACACCGCCCCCGTCGTGGTGTCTCAGATCGTGGACGGCACGTCGTACCAGGGCCCGATCCTCATCGACGCCGCGATC
It contains:
- a CDS encoding lamin tail domain-containing protein — protein: MPVERPRARFLTIAMTASLAAGAVSLSLAAPALAAPTAADAASDPLIVTEIAPDNVGVDDYEFFEVHNRGAADVDLAAAGVSFAYTYTDGADRSRDVPLTLPDPVVIPAGGTVVFWLSYTAGSVDSFARSVDDFRAHWGAGADTTVVRVTGQAGMANSAPRGIRILQNDQTVGWSTYGRTAAAAGESAHFRLPAERVDGGADILAEPAVATPGVVAPEAVTPPVGEEPGGQSGFDPKPDPTVVTAPLQITELLPDSANVAGSDAFEFIEVYNASSDPIDFSDYTIDYLYPVEGSSSVWPAVPGDVVIPGGETLVLWIKNGANDALTAADFNAHFDSSLVPGEGLVEISSAGMANGSARGIAIETNSGRHVSTALYNLDGADDTVADQGIRYTVGADVATQRIVDLAPASPGAVQADQVPAGLMIVAPDTQAPMIVDGTAAEIQPGTDFAITATVTDDVLARTVTLELANDVDRAPARINLLDAGDGSVTFVVNAADLIGKSWYEYTITASDGTNSTSTEARRVPVAGVDANPVRLNLEDGRFVSGATEVVAAGDTYPSPIELTIDGAAVPTEPTLEDEPRFVFDTTNVNYYFKNGVRIGDDVLNIFEIGTEGWETVVTPVPLEYVVRGDELVVSVWAGTKKAPEIDLAENNDDFEIRGLRLVLPDGRTLTPVGYDDPAAVLRMGDSVTETGAPTGKLDFYEARFALPDDAFAALSASWDTTERADGAAVVAATDGQTALSRTVTVDNTAPVVVSQIVDGTSYQGPILIDAAITDAGSGVASTVARLDGEEIALPHETSSVALAAGDHRVEITATDHVGNTGTWTATFTTYQEQPSAGALAPAEGAEVAAGEVTLQAKVEDPTGDVLDVSFLEGRRLDLSDGDVSVQSGTVQDARAVDRAEAEPLTADDLSTLAAVDGVAEEISSDRAFPYQSFDVAVSDADAGSDVRSTWSGRADAGATVILYVQRADGSGWDEVDRHVSASDDESFSLDAVVAVDDYAFAASDGAGRVVRMLVQHSEGFAGADRSDRTTPVAPHNAADVPRSEYDFTLAWESDTQYYNENTLPGEPYRHQQAIHSYLLDRRDDLNLQYLFHTGDIIDDYDVMEQWERADPEYRRLDEAGLPYGVLAGNHDVGHHLEDYSNYGAYFGEDRYAGNPWYGGSFEDNRGHYDLISAGGIDFLMLYTGWLPGDQSIAWMNEVLAQHPDRVAIIAQHEFILTTGGLGVIPQRVMDEVVATNPNVRMVFSGHYHDAFLREDAFDDDGDGVSDRTVYSMLFDYQGLPEGGLGFLRLLHFDNEGRQMLVRTYSPSLDVYNSDEPSLLGPAGAGDYSQQEFALTYEQLRIDPGTRTLGTDAFSAEVLGGTEIATFSDVASGSILSAAWPLAEEGERGWYVRTSDPFGAVDNSRVSLFTVVAAAEPGNPGSGSGGGSDGGVGGGGGAGGTGGAPADGAGASDTAGSVVGAGTGSRRDLAATGGDGATAVTATGIALALLAGGALLTLLRRRAHRRERV